The DNA sequence GACCTTCTGTCATTGTCGCGGATCGAGTCGTCCGAACAGGTTGCCCCGCGTGATCAGGTGGACATGCAGGACGTCATGGCCTCCGGCGCGGCTGCGCTGGAAGGGATGTCCGATGAACGCGGTATCGGGCTGGACGTGTCGGGCATCGACACGCCGTTGCCGGTGATCGGCAACCGGGATGAACTGATCCAGGTGGTCGAGAACCTGATTTCCAACGCCATCAAATACTGCCGCAAGGACGGCGCGGTGCGGGTTACCTATGGCTTTGCCGCCGATACGATCGAGGCGCGCGCCAGGGCAGGGCAGGCATGGGACGGCAGCGAGCGCATGACCCTGTTGCAGTCCGTCAACCGGCCGGGTCCGGGCGAGCCGGCGATCTGGGTGCGGGTGGAAGATGAAGGTCCGGGCATTGAGCGCCAGCACCTGCCGCGGCTGGGCGAACGCTTTTACCGGACAGATCAGAGCCGCGGCGGCAAGATCACCGGCACAGGTCTGGGCCTCGCCATTGTGAAACACATCATGGCGCACCACCGCGGCGGCATGGCCGTGGAAACGGTCATGGAGAAGGGCTCTGCTTTCGGGGTCTGGCTGCCGGCGATGCGCCGCAAGCCTGAAGCCGAATAGGGCCGTATGCTATTCGGCGGTGGCCGAACGATTGTGCGCGTCAAACCAGTCCGTCATCAGATCGCCCGGCATACGGCCGAGATCCCGGTACCAGGATGGCAGATTCTGCAGCATTTCCGCCGTATCGCCCCAGCGGCGCAGGTTTACGTCAGCGGCAGCATGAAAGGCGTCACGCAGGCGGTTTTCGTCCAGCGGATCAAAACCGCTCATCCCCGTCAGACCGGCGAGGCTCTTCTGCATGACCAGCGTGGTTTCGAGTGTGGCGGCAGCAACAGACAAAGTCGCGCGCCAGGGCATAAGCCAATATTCCATCCGTTCTGTATCCCTTTTCTGGTGTGAACAGTACGCCTCTATGCTGCAATGCACAACAAGACTCATGCCATAGGCGAAGCAGCAGCTCTTTTTTATGAAAAACAGGGCGTTCTGCGCCGCCTGGTGCGTTTTCAAAATGACAATATGGCCACCTTTCCGGGCGGCTCTTGTCAGAGCGGGTCTGTGCCCGTCAGATGAAATCCGGGCGCAATCCTTGCGCGCCAGGATGGAGGCTTCACCGTGAATTCCGGCACAGCCGCGCTCGAACCGCTTGAACGCATCATGCAGGAGGCATCGGACCTTGCCCTGTCCTGGACGCACCGGCGCGAGGCGCTGGTCGTGGACGAGAAGTCAGCCGGTCAGTTCGCCTCCAGCGCTGACCTCGATGTCGAAGCCCTGTTACGTCAGCGCCTGGCAGAAGAATTCGGGGACGGGCGCATCATCGGGGAAGAAATGGGCGGCGATCTCGGCGAAGGCATTACCGGCTGGGCGCTTGACCCGATCGACGGGACGTCGAATTTCCTGCTCGGCCTGCCGCTGTGGGGGATTTCCGCCGGATATATCGAGCAGGGCGTTTCGGCGCTCGGCGCCATCGCGCTGCCGGAACTGGGTTTGCTCCTGTCTGCCGCAAGCGGCGGCGGGCTGCGTGTGAACGGGGGCGCCCAGCCCCGCGCCGCATCGCGCGGGCCTGTAAAGATCATGGCGCTGGGAGAGAATGACTTTGAGCCGGGGCCGCAGACCGATGCAAGGGCGCAGACCTTTCGCGATCAGGGCTATGCCGTGGTGCGTTACCGCTGCGCCGTGTTCTCTCTGGCGTCGGCTGCACTCGGGCGGCTGGGCGGTTATGTGGAGCAGGGCTGCGGCCTTTGGGACATTGCCGCCGCAGACATCATCTGCCGCGAGGCGGGCCTGTCGGTTGAGGCTGGCAGGATTGCGCCCGGCCGGTATGGCATTGATGCGCGCTGGGTCTGAAAATCGCCCCGGAGTCTGCCCCGTTTTCGCCGCTTGCGAATGCGACTAAGTTTTCATCATGCCTGAGACGCTGCCTGGTAATTTCGTTCCATCGCCCGCCCGCGGGCGGGTGCTCGTCTTCGATTCCGGGGTCGGAGGACTGACCGTTGCGGAGGAGATCCGCGCCCTCGGCCCGGCGCTTGGCATCCACTATGCCGCCGATTCCGGCTTCTTTCCTTATGGTGACAAATCCGACGAGGCTCTGCGCGAACGCCTGCCGAAGGTCGCAAAGGCATTGTGCGACCGGGTCCGCCCTGACGTGTTTGTCATTGCCTGCAATACGGCTTCGACGCTGGCGCTGTCCGACGTGCGCGCGGCGCTGGATATTCCGGTGGTCGGCACCGTGCCGGCGATCAAACCGGCCGCCCAGTTCACCCGCACCGGTACGATCGGCCTGCTGGC is a window from the uncultured Hyphomonas sp. genome containing:
- a CDS encoding inositol monophosphatase family protein; the protein is MNSGTAALEPLERIMQEASDLALSWTHRREALVVDEKSAGQFASSADLDVEALLRQRLAEEFGDGRIIGEEMGGDLGEGITGWALDPIDGTSNFLLGLPLWGISAGYIEQGVSALGAIALPELGLLLSAASGGGLRVNGGAQPRAASRGPVKIMALGENDFEPGPQTDARAQTFRDQGYAVVRYRCAVFSLASAALGRLGGYVEQGCGLWDIAAADIICREAGLSVEAGRIAPGRYGIDARWV